Genomic segment of Neoarius graeffei isolate fNeoGra1 chromosome 7, fNeoGra1.pri, whole genome shotgun sequence:
ttttttgagtgtgttgcaggcatcaaattctaacttcatttaaattaacaaaatgcaattaagttggtcagtaaaactattaaaaACCTTTTCTTTGTacctttgtcagttaaataaaggctcatacgaattaacaaatcacatatttttgtttttattgcagtttggaaaatatcccaacttttctggaaatggggttgtatgtAATTCCTATACAATATTTGAGTTATATCATGCTAACCAAAGAAAACCAGATGGAGTAACAGAAATCTGTACTTATACAGCACCTATGTGTTAACTACACATTAACAATACAACTTCCTACTTATTTATAGTGTAACATCTACAAAAGTAACATGTACTTTTGCAGTTTAAAAGTTTGCAGTTTAAAATAAGTAGACAGTGTCTGTGGAATTAGTATGCAGATATTTCTACAAccaaaaagaaaatgtgattgaaAGCCAACAGTTGATACTGATGTCTTGTTATGACTGTAAAAATCACACAATCCAAAGCTGAAGTTGTGAAACTGTATTTACAGAAAAGCCATGTGTAACAGTGCCACTCTCCAAAGTAATCACTACACTGTTATTAGAGACATTTAATATAAAATGGGAACAAATTGAGATAAAATGTACAAAAGGTGGCATTTTAAGCATTCCACCTATATCTGTATGTAGTTCTAGACTTACACTAGGGATGATGGGAGGAGTCAGTGTTCCTTTCCGCAAGCCGTCCCAGTTAAAGCCTTCAAACCACCTGTAGAAAGTACAATAATGAGCTATGATGGAACTAGATCAAATTTGATGTTTAATTCAAAAGACGTTCCAGTACACTGCTGAATAACTGCACTGTCAAAAAAAAGTCTACAGTAATTTGATAAGTATTAACAGGGTTGCCAGTAACTAGTATAAAAAAATTATAACAACTGAGCAGAAGATTGTGGGTCTTGCTCAAGGATTCAACCATAGCAGATAGACCATGCTGAGATTTGAACACATACCCTTCTGCTCTGTGACTCAAAACCTTAACTACTAAGCCACTGCAACTACCACAAACTGGTTGCACTTGCTGCAGTAGGTCAGTAACTAAAGCTTTGAGTTACAACGCACATGTTCAAATCCTAGCACTGACAAACTGCTACGGGTGcgtccttgagcaagacactcAACCTTCTCCTCAGTTGTAtcctttaaaaatatattttattgaaaaaaaagcatgaaCCAAACGAACAAATGTACTAGATTATGTTATTTTATACTATGTAAGATTACAGTACTTTACTGTAAATATGTTTACaattctttattgtcattttttTCCACAGTGCATTATTGTACAAATTACTATAAAATTTAGTCATTTTATTAGTGTGAGTAAAGCTAATTATATAAggtaacatacactaccgttcaaaagtttggggtcactttgaaattcccttattttttaaagaaaagcactgttcttttcactgaagatcactttaaactaatcagaaatgcactctatacattgctaatgtggtaaatgactattctagctgcaaatgtctggtttttggtgcaatatctccataggtgtatagaggcccatttccagcaactctcactccagtgttctaatggtgcaatgtgtttgctcattgcctcagaaggctaatggatgattagaaaacccttgtacaatcatgttagcacagctgaaaacagttgagctctttagagaagctataaaactgaccttcctttgagcagattgagtttctggagcatcacatttgtggggtcgattaaatgctcaaaatggccagaaaaatgtcttgactatattttctattcattttacagcttatggtggtaaagaaaagtgtgacttttcatggaaaacacaaaattgtctgggtgaccccaaacttttgaacggtagtgtaaataatgAGCTATATGCACACAACAGTGAGCTATATAACACAAAATCATATACACACTCACTTGTGCTTTTGAATATCCTTGACACCGTTTTTCAAATTCCCTAATCTTTCAGAAGGAGTGTCCCTGGAAttggaaaacaaacaaagaaagggaaaaaaacccacacaccaaCAGTGAGTGTTATTGTAACAGCAGCAGGCGTTATTTGCATGTCCACACCTTGAACACACCTGCATAGCTTTTTAATGAGATTGGCAGCATTTTTTGTAATCTTCTTTGGAAATTCAATCATGTCAATGCCTCTTAGAATGATGTTATATGTCTTCATGGGGTCAGGGCCTGAAAAAGGAGGGCTAAAATATATTTGAGGATTAGAGATTCAAATATTTTTTCTTACACATTTATTAATGTGACTGCTAAATGTAGTGCTATTTATTTACTGTACACTAGACTTTGACTTACCTGCCTGTTAGTAGTTCATACATGAGGATGCCCAAGGACCAGTAGTCTGCTGAAATATCATGACCTTTATTAAGAATGATCTCAGGGGCTACGTACTCTGGTGTGCCACAAAACGTCCATGTCTTCTTACCGAATCCAATCTTCTTAGCAAAGCCAAAGTCCACCTTCAAGTAGGTAAAGAAATATTTTACAGTTCCTGCTACTTTTACCATTTAACACGTATACACACCCGAATCTGATATTAGTGTACCAGTTTGGCGTAGCCCCGATGGTCCAGTATAAGGTTCTCCGGTTTGAGGTCTCTGTAAATAATGCCTTTGGAATGCAGATAGGCGAAAGCCTCCACTACACAAGCTGTGTAAAATCGTGTAGTAGAATCATCAAACGAACCCCTggattaaaaaaatgtaaaaaacagTCAGAGTTACCATACTAGAGTAGTTGTAACAGCAAATACCATGTTGGACATGTTGGAAATGCAGAAATAAACAGTAACTGAGTCATTGGAGTGAGTACAGGTATACAGAACTGACCTGTCTCTGAGGATGGTCCATAATTCTCCTCCCAGACACGCCTCCATCAGCATGTACAAGTATTTACTGTCCTTAAAGGTCCTGTATAGCCTGAGAAATAATCAAATAATACTACCATTAAGACTGTGGTATTACAATTTCACAGTGAGTCACAGTGCATCACTGGACAATGACTTCACTGTTGACTTTTTcaaaaggtttttgttttttagcCAATTAAGTTTATTACTCCAGTGGTTCTCATGCATTTTATGTCTGGCTGTGACACCAGAAACCATACTGACTAAAGTTGCAAtagtcagattttttttcttcctaatAGGGTAGAAAAATATGGTGGAATATTGAACATGATAAAAAAGCaagaacacaaacaaacaaacaaacaaaaaacaaaaaatgatGGCCTATGTAAAGTATTACGTGTCTGAGAAATCCCTTTTGGAAAACTGCATTATGGTCCAGAATGCATGTTTTGTGTTTACATGGCCCCcttgtcagtcattttatagacactCCCTCATACTCCTTCACTCTACCctttgctaacatgctaataccaCAGCATTGCGATTATAAGAGCTTATTATGAAGAAAAAGACAAAGACTGCAGCCTCATTCTCATTCATTCTTGTGACCACAAATCATTTCAAGCCACATTTTCCATGCTTATAGTGCTATGTAGCGCACTTAAAAATGATTTCATGACAGTCCTTACTAATGCTAACTTTAGTTAGCATGCTAATTCTAATTGAAACACTGTTTTGTGTTCATGGGTGGTAAAAAGGGGTGGGCTCAAAAAGTGAAAAAAATTAAAACCTTATTCAGCTCCATGTAAACTGATATACTGTAGACCTAATCTTAACAAATTTTGTGAAATCTTACATAATGTGCATTTAATCTGCTATGGTTGCCACATGTTACGGTATGTGGCTGCCACTCCAGGATGTTTGGATCTTGATCAT
This window contains:
- the prkg1a gene encoding cGMP-dependent protein kinase 1a isoform X3, translating into MKILKKRHIVDTRQQEHIRSEKLIMQEAHSDFIVRLYRTFKDSKYLYMLMEACLGGELWTILRDRGSFDDSTTRFYTACVVEAFAYLHSKGIIYRDLKPENLILDHRGYAKLVDFGFAKKIGFGKKTWTFCGTPEYVAPEIILNKGHDISADYWSLGILMYELLTGSPPFSGPDPMKTYNIILRGIDMIEFPKKITKNAANLIKKLCRDTPSERLGNLKNGVKDIQKHKWFEGFNWDGLRKGTLTPPIIPSVTSATDTSNFDSFPEDNEDPPPDDNSGWDVDF